TAACTTGTTGGCACTTCCTCTTACCTTTCTCCATTATCTTCTTCCTTTATTGCCACCCTTCTTTCTCCTTGTCTGAAAACGTTACAGATCAACATGCATTGATATCATTCAAGAATGCTCTATCAGATCCACTACAACTCACTGCGTCCTGGAATGAGTCCATCCATTTCTGTAAATGGGTGGGAATAACCTGTGGCCACAAACATCAACGAGTTGTTATAATTAACTTGAACTCAAGCAAACTCCAAGGTCCATTGTCACCCGCGATTGGAAATCTAAGTTTTCTCAGGGAAATTCGTCTAGGTAACAATATTTTTACTGGGAAAATCCCCGAGGAGATTGGTCGATTATCACGACTAGAAATATTGCAACTCAAAATCAACTCATTTTCTGGTGAAATACCCAAGAACATATCAGGGTGTTGGCATCTGAGAGTGATTGATTTGGAGATAAACAAGTTAACAGGCAGGCTTCCATTAGAGCTCCAATCCTTGTCTAAGCTTCAATACCTGTTAGCCGATCAGAACAATCTGACAGGAGAGATTCCTACACAGTATGGAAACCTCACCTCACTAATGATGGTCCGGATCATTGAAAACAATCTACAAGGAGCGATCCCAAACTCTCTTGGTAGGCTCAAAAATTTATGGTCAATCGAGCTCTGCACTAACAACCTTTCTGGCACCATTCCTATATCAATGTCCAATTTGTCATTAGTGGATTTTGACCTTCAACACAATCAACTTGAAGGGGAACTTCCTCTAAACATGAGTGATGCAATGGAGTTTTTTAGTGTCGGCAACAATCGCTTTGTTGGTCATGTACCACTTTGGCTATCAAATGCTCCGGGACTTCAAGTGATTCAACTTAACAGAAACAATTTTACTGGAGAAGTACCAAATCTTGGAGGCTTAAAGCACTTGCAAAGACTTTTGCTTGGTGGGAACCAGTATCTTGGAAGTGGAAATTCTGGAGATTTGAAGTTCGTGGCACCTCTAACCAATTGTACTGATCTGCAGGTTCTAGGACTCCAGAGCTGTAATTTTGGAGGTGATTTTCCACCACATATTGGTAATATCTCAAATCTCACTGTGTTTAGTATTGGAAATAACCTCATAACTGGGAAGATTCCTATTGAGATTGGTCAACTTGTCAACTTGAGGGAGTTATGGTTGATGGGTAACCACTTAAGTGGGATTATTCCAAACACTATAGGAAATATTCCACGTTTGTATAATTTGGGACTTGGGTGGAATCAATTGTCTGGGGAAATTCCAACTTCATTGCAAAACTTAACCATGTTAAGTTCCCTCTCTTTGGCTTCAAACAATCTACAAGGGTTTATACCATCTGGTTTAGCCAACTGCAAGTTCTTACTTACAGTGGACCTTTATGCAAACAACCTTAGTGGATACATACCAAAAGAAATTTTTCATGTAGGTTCTGAACTTGTACATGTAGACATCTCCCACAATACTTTAACAGGTCCTCTCCCTTCAGAGATTGGTGGCTTGAAAAGTTTGACCTTTTTGAACCTTTCAAATAATTGCATTTTTGGCGAAATTCCTTTAAGTTTTAGTTCTTTGAAAGGTGTTGAAACCTTAGATCTATCTTCTAATCACCTCACGGGGAAAATCCCAGACATCCTTGTAAACCTTGGTTCATTAACTTACCTTAATTTGTCTCACAATGATCTAGAGGGGGAGGTCCCACTTCAAGGAGTTTTCACAAAAGAAAATGGTGTTTTCCTTGAAGGGAATAGTAAGCTATGTGGGGGTGTTCTTATGCTACATTTGCCAAAATGTTCCATAAAACAAATATCCCAAAAATCCCAAATGTCCTTAGGATTGAAGATAGCAATATCTATTCCATGTGTAGTTTTGGCATTATTAGTGTTGGTGTCTTTCTTCATATGCAATTACTTGCAAAGAGGAAGAAAGAAGGATGCATCATTGGAGAGCCAAAAAACAATGGATGTGATACCTATGGTGTCTTATAAGAGCCTACACAATGCAACCAAAGGTTTCTCACAAGAAAATTTGATTGGCTCAGGAAAGTTTAGCTCAGTGTACAAAGGCAATCTTGATGAACAATGTGATGATGTTGTTGCTATAAAGGTGCTCAAACTTCAGGTGAAAGGGGCTTCTAAGAGTTTTATTGCTGAGTGTGACGCATTAAGGCAGATCAGGCATCGAAACCTAGTAAAGGTTGTATCGTCGTGTTCTGGCACTGATTATAATGGGAATGATTTCAAGGCAATCATTTACAAATACATGGAAGAGGGAAACTTGGAAACTTGGCTCCATGATTACTCATCAAAAGCAAATGAGCAAAGTAGTGAGCTTACAAGTTTGAGCTTGGTGGAAAGAGTAAACATTGGAATTGATATTGCTTGTGCACTCGAGTATCTTCATGTTGAGTGCGGAACACCTTTAGTTCATTGTGATCTCAAACCGAGCAATGTTCTTTTGGATAGTGACTTGGTTGCCCATGTAGGCGACTTTGGATTAGCAAGGTTTCTTCCGGAGGCTGCGCATGCGAGTTCTGTTGGAATTAAAGGGACTTTTGGATATGCTGCTCCAGGTAACCAATTTGCTTTTAATTTTGGGAataaacttgtgtgagactataACCTCACGGATCCTTGTTTGTGAGACGGGACAGGTCAAGATGAAAAGGTAATACTTATACtgggaaatgtaatactaatcagaaataagtatttgttacttattaaggatattgtaatacttttgaggaagattataatacttttacatattgattttaagtatcacattttacctcaaaagtattacattttccctcataagtaacaaacattttattcttgattagtattaaattttttactataattAAGCATTACACTTTCCTCTTGATCCAACACTCTTAATTTTGTATAAGTAACTTCAAGGTTATTTTCAAGTTTTTTCATGAATTTCAAAATCTTTGATTTCATATTACTATTTTGAGTGACATATagtttactttaaatatttgtTACCCTTATGTGCTTATTAATGTCTTATggtctataattatatatctatcTCTCAGAGTATGGCATGGGAAGTGAATTCTCAACATTTGGCGATATATATAGCTATGGGATACTCCTATTGGAAGCATTTACAGGAAAAAGTCCCACCGATGATATTTTCATTAATGGTTTAAATCTTCACGAGTATGTTAAAGGTGCCCTACCGGATAGAGCCATGGAGATTGTTGATCCAAGACTGCTATACAATGAGAAGGACACTTCAAGCAGAAGCTCTCATATAAGCAATGATAGAATTGTTGAAATAGTATGTTCAGTTTTGGGGATTGGGATTGCTTGTTCAGTGAATTCGCCAAGAGAAAGGATGGATGCTTGCACGGCAATGAATGAATTACGATCAATCAAAGCCAGCCTTTTGCGAACAATGCAACATTGAGAGAAGTTAATGCGAAGTTTGTTCACATTTTCTTGTTGCTTAATAAGTTCAAATTGTGTAGCAATATGGTTTCTTTCCTcccaaaaaggttgaatccccaaccctaaTAGCAATATGTATTCTTTATCATATTTTACGttgtatttttattgctttagcATTCTCAAGTCCGATGTTTGTGTTTTGTACAATGTATTTCTTTTAATCTACTTTTGAATTCTCTAGTACTGTCtctttctcattttatatgttatacTTACTAATTGTTGGTCAAACTAGctaactttttcttctttattttttattttctttaatatttttacttatttttaaatttgagttttagtgtttaatagtacttttagtgtagtttctaaatatatatataattttgaatactttttttttggtaagatGAAGGGACCACAGGGTCCCTCAAGGAAAATACAAACTACCATAACCTGCTAGTCGCAATGTTATGAGCATCCCGAATCAAAAGATCCCGCAGACCTTCCTACGGATCATCCAGCAGAGACGTTCCCCAAGCTTAATTTTGACCAAGGTTTTCTAGGTAATCAGCACATTGATTCCCTTCTCAAAGCACATGCATGATCTTGAGATCTTGAAAAGATGCCATGAGAgctttacaattaaaaattgatGTGCTAGCTTCCGACGAGTTAACTCCATCCTTATCGAGCACGAGATCTTGAAAAGATGCCATGCTCTATCTAGTGCCTTTTTAtcatcaagtcttcttgggtttatatagctaatttagctatttgcccgttatgattCTTCAAAGCATTAAATGCCTTCAGATGGTCTtcgtcaactttgatggctctCTCAGATGAATTTCAATATTTGTTTCTGATaatcctccaacgttcttctGCAATCACTAACATAATttttccttgtaacttgtagccatccATCCTTGAATTtggtagtgtgaacacttgactttgttcataatccataagtcaGGTTGCTCTGAGATATATCTGTTTGGTGACTCTTACTTGAGCATAATTAATGCCACCGAAAAGTACACTGACTTTTCTCATAATGATCTTCAGCTCCATGTAGCAAGAAtatttgaattcaccttttggagtcatcctcatgccatatttaggaaaagtaatattttccctttttagaaATGTTGTTGCCAGTGTTGGACTCCTTTGGAATAAATAGAAATAGGCCATCCTATTTTTATCCTGAATCACGCCATACTCAGCctaaaaaatgatttaattcTTCCCCTTATAATTTGGATCTTCACGTGAGTCATCCTCTTGCATGGCATAGTAGGTTGACCTTTATTTATAACAAATGAGGTGTAGGTCATCCCCATCCTCATctttaacttaaaaaataaagtcaCCTTTTTCTCCTTTACAATGTATTTCTTTTAATCTACTTTTGAATTCTCTAGTACTTTCtctttctcattttatatgttatacTTACTAATCATTGGTCAAACTAGCTAActtgcttcttcttcttattttgcTCTTTgcaagtcatcctcatcaccaaataAATCAAAGCAAGTCATCCTGTACTTGATTTTTCCACACGGTCAACTTACCCTTAGTTGGCCACGCCACCTTGCTCCAagaggtcatcctcatctctAAAAATATTTCCTTTGCATGAGTTAGCCTCTAAAATATTTGTGAGAAAACTCATTTGAGGTTGActtcaatttttacttttaattgcaacatcatcatcttgaattaattaattcttccaaagaattaattcttgcaattcgaACCGTTGTCACGTTCCGGGatgtcttcgagtcttgatcaatcttcaaaatatattcttctcaatttgtaaagtggaagcgaacgactccaagtataaattaaaatttatacttaTGTAATTTCCACTTAATAGACTAGGCTTGTACTTGGCGTAATCGTATACTAGTGAACGAtgtgtttgtatggggtgagtgtgGTGAAGTGGTGcggaaggtggtaaaacgaagagtcaagactccccgagtgtcgtgtctctcaaggatggcgaatgggaatcgagttagtgtgttggcatctaagaggttgaagagaaagagttacgggaatggctaagggttggattcatttgtaagaaggggaaggttgatagtggttgtgtaaggtaaataaaagtaaagtggagattggggctttaggcttttccatgtggtttatctttggatggttttgcgagtgcaagttgtggaatagactagggagttcgtggcacatcaccaagtggcgtcacactttggactcccacatcctcattcggttgggacattttatcgaacactttgtctaccactcctctcggatctcgtcctttcggactaagagcggagatgtgggtgagttagactcatGAGTGGCGGCTATCctgcacacactcacttcctttgggtttgctacctaatgtggcaacaaaaggcacaaagcttaaagatcatcatccacacaagttcaacatccaacaaacaagcaattcacaaataaaagcaataatattaaacatccacataaatctaccatggggccaccaatcccctatctaatatACTCTAGCAtgctaagaaacaagaacaagaaaggaaaattcaaagaaacaagtattgaattagaaattgaagagaatggttaccacccttgaaaaggggatctttacaaccttgatcttgaaatcccaatcttcattcttgcccttgatctattctaaactatgaaagaaaggaattttcccctaagaggggagaaaaccctctagatatATTCTAGcctattctatgaatttctGATCTATTATCCTCtcctttaggtttagggcaaaagagatttatataggtgacaaaaaggggacaaatttcccaaaatggccctgggcccgaccacgcttgcttccGGGCGTGGTGgcgggcgtgggagctctctggaataattccacgcccagccacacgcgtgtgaggttgcgtgggacgctactgcacttcggcttgtttgtcttttgctctattttagcctcaaatccctctccaacctgtgaaatacctcaaaactctttctagaaatgttgttagaagattttgatcgcatttgagctaaaatgcattcaattgttgtaatcggatgttaaaacgatgcgcttttaatctaataaagaccccttataagtgctattcttggtgcttatcaaagtttccacacttaaaccttgcttgtcctcaagcaagcatatttttctaaaccctaatcatgtaagcaccaaggatagttctttctttcacggttaaccaatcaagtgatgtgtaggtgttcggagttgagcgggtgaaatcccctacactatctactaagactgctaaactcgtgccaaccaaatgtaagaaatactAAGGAAGTTCAGGTCTCGATGGATACTATATAAGAAGTTTTTATTCACACctttaagcatgcaagtgaccAAAGAgatttcaccttgtattttctatgGGCCTCCAGCCaatccgactagtgggaccgatgctcgccccttagccaatttccaacctaacgccaaagcctctttacgtTATATTGGAATTGATATTGCTTGTGCACTCGAGTATCTTCATGTTGAGTGCGGAACACCTTTAGTTCATTGTGATCTCAAACCGAGCAATGTTCTTTTGGATAATGACTTGGTTGCTCATGTAGGCGACTTTGGATTAGCAAGGTTTCTTCCGGAGTCTGCGCATGCGAGTTCTGTTGGAATTAAAGGGACTTTTGGATATGCTGCTCCAGGTAACCAATTTGCTTTTAATTTTGGGAataaacttgtgtgagactgcaatctcacggatccttgttcgtgagacgggacagatcaagatgaaaaggtaatacttatactgagaaatataatactaatcagaaatacaGTATTTGTTACTTACTAAGgataatgtaatacttttgaggaagattgtaatacttttacatactgatttaaaattattacattttacctcaaaagtattacatttgtccacatttacccttataagtaacaaacattttattcttgattagtattacattttttactaTAATATTACACTTTCTTCCTGACCCAACACTCTTAATTTTGTATAAGTAACTTCAAGGTTATTTTCAAGTTTTTTCATGAATTTCAAAATCTTTGATTTCATATTACTATTTTGAGTGACATATAGTTTACTTTAAATGTTTGTTACCCTTATATGCTTATTAATTAATGTGTTATggtctataattatatatctatcTCTCAGAGTATGGCATGGGAAGTGAATTCTCAACATTTGGCGATATGTATAGCTATGGAATACTCCTATTGGAAACATTTACAGAAAGAAGTCCCACCGATGATATTTTCATTAATGGTTTAAATCTTCACGAGTATGTTAAAGGTGCCCTACCGGATAGAGCCATGGAGATTATTGATCCAAGACTGCTATACAATGAGAAGGACACTTCAAGCAGAAGCTCTCATATACGCAATGATAGAATTGTTGAAATAGTATGTTCAGTTTTGGGGATTGGGATTGCTTGTTCAGTGAATTCGCCAAGAGAAAGGATGGATGCTTGCACGGCAATGAATGAATTACGATCAATCAAAGCCAGCCTTTTGCGAACAATGCAACATTGAGAGAAGTTAATGGGAAGTTTGGTCACATTTTCTTCTTGCTTAATAAGTTCAAATTGTGTAGCAATATGTTTTCTTTCCTcccaaaaaggttgaatccccaaccacAATAGCAATATGTTTTCTTTATCATATTTTACGttgtatttttattgctttagcATTCTCAAGTCCGATGTTTGTGTTTTGTACGatgtatttcttttaatttacttttgaaTTCTCTAGTACTcctctttctcattttatatgATGTACTTACTAATTGTTGGTCAAACTAGCTAACTCtttcgtttttatttttttttctttaatatttttacttaatttaaaatttgagtttttgtgtttaatagtactacttttagtgtagtttctaaatatataaattttgtatatatttttttttggtgagatgAAGGGACCACAGGGTCCCTCAAGGAAAATACAAACTACCGTAACCTACTAGTCGCAATGTTATGACCATCCCGGATCAAAAGATCCTGCAGACCTTCCTGCAGATCATCCAACAGAAACATTCCCCAAGCTT
This region of Ipomoea triloba cultivar NCNSP0323 chromosome 15, ASM357664v1 genomic DNA includes:
- the LOC116007348 gene encoding probable LRR receptor-like serine/threonine-protein kinase At3g47570, with protein sequence MPSKMSFLEELTCWHFLLPFSIIFFLYCHPSFSLSENVTDQHALISFKNALSDPLQLTASWNESIHFCKWVGITCGHKHQRVVIINLNSSKLQGPLSPAIGNLSFLREIRLGNNIFTGKIPEEIGRLSRLEILQLKINSFSGEIPKNISGCWHLRVIDLEINKLTGRLPLELQSLSKLQYLLADQNNLTGEIPTQYGNLTSLMMVRIIENNLQGAIPNSLGRLKNLWSIELCTNNLSGTIPISMSNLSLVDFDLQHNQLEGELPLNMSDAMEFFSVGNNRFVGHVPLWLSNAPGLQVIQLNRNNFTGEVPNLGGLKHLQRLLLGGNQYLGSGNSGDLKFVAPLTNCTDLQVLGLQSCNFGGDFPPHIGNISNLTVFSIGNNLITGKIPIEIGQLVNLRELWLMGNHLSGIIPNTIGNIPRLYNLGLGWNQLSGEIPTSLQNLTMLSSLSLASNNLQGFIPSGLANCKFLLTVDLYANNLSGYIPKEIFHVGSELVHVDISHNTLTGPLPSEIGGLKSLTFLNLSNNCIFGEIPLSFSSLKGVETLDLSSNHLTGKIPDILVNLGSLTYLNLSHNDLEGEVPLQGVFTKENGVFLEGNSKLCGGVLMLHLPKCSIKQISQKSQMSLGLKIAISIPCVVLALLVLVSFFICNYLQRGRKKDASLESQKTMDVIPMVSYKSLHNATKGFSQENLIGSGKFSSVYKGNLDEQCDDVVAIKVLKLQVKGASKSFIAECDALRQIRHRNLVKVVSSCSGTDYNGNDFKAIIYKYMEEGNLETWLHDYSSKANEQSSELTSLSLVERVNIGIDIACALEYLHVECGTPLVHCDLKPSNVLLDSDLVAHVGDFGLARFLPEAAHASSVGIKGTFGYAAPEYGMGSEFSTFGDIYSYGILLLEAFTGKSPTDDIFINGLNLHEYVKGALPDRAMEIVDPRLLYNEKDTSSRSSHISNDRIVEIVCSVLGIGIACSVNSPRERMDACTAMNELRSIKASLLRTMQH